One Mauremys mutica isolate MM-2020 ecotype Southern chromosome 9, ASM2049712v1, whole genome shotgun sequence DNA segment encodes these proteins:
- the LOC123376950 gene encoding sialidase-2-like, which produces MASLPVLQEETLFRKGFWSYRIPALLYMLQSCTILAFAEEREDEVDEHAKLIAMRRGTYDGTTHRVQWTKMETIVNAQLEGHRSMNPCPGYDEVTGNLILFFIAVPGKVSENHQIKTKTNLVHLCQVTSTDNGCSWSPAKDFTETVIGTAHKDWATFAVGPGHGLQLLNEARSLVIPAYAYRIFDPGRKPSPHAFCFVSSDHGKTWAMGNFVAKEHAVECQVAEVHNRGERVLNCNARSSQGARVQAVSYNHGMDFDGGQRIEKLVEPPHGCHGSVIGFPSPANVKSGCQDTWVLYSHPTDPAGWRNLGVYLNKCPLDPACWIGPTLIFKGLCAYSDLQHME; this is translated from the exons ATGGCTTCGCTTCCTGTCCTACAAGAAGAGACGTTGTTCCGAAAGGGATTCTGGAGCTATCgaatcccagccctgctctacaTGCTGCAGTCCTGCACCATCCTGGCATTCGCCGAGGAGCGGGAGGATGAGGTGGATGAACATGCCAAGCTGATAGCAATGCGCAGAGGCACATATGATGGGACTACCCACCGTGTTCAG TGGACCAAAATGGAGACCATTGTCAATGCTCAGCTGGAGGGCCACCGCTCCATGAACCCATGTCCTGGGTATGATGAAGTCACCGGGAACCTCATTCTATTCTTTATAGCTGTCCCGGGAAAGGTCTCTGAAAACCACCAGATCAAGACAAAGACCAACTTGGTCCATCTGTGCCAGGTCACCAGCACTGATAATGGATGCTCCTGGAGCCCTGCGAAGGATTTCACTGAGACTGTCATTGGCACAGCACACAAGGACTGGGCCACCTTTGCGGTGGGACCAGGCCACGGTTTACAGTTGCTCAATGAGGCTCGGAGTCTTGTGATTCCTGCCTACGCCTATCGGATATTTGACCCTGGGAGAAAACCCTCCCCACACGCCTTCTGCTTTGTTAGTTCTGACCACGGAAAGACCTGGGCAATGGGGAACTTTGTGGCAAAGGAGCATGCTGTGGAGTGCCAGGTAGCTGAAGTGCACAACCGAGGAGAAAGGGTGCTGAACTGTAATGCTAGAagcagccagggagccagagtcCAGGCTGTGAGCTACAACCATGGGATGGATTTTGATGGTGGTCAGCGGATTGAGAAGCTGGTAGAACCTCCCCATGGCTGCCATGGGAGTGTTATTGGCTTCCCAAGTCCTGCTAACGTGAAGTCAGggtgtcaggacacctgggtgcTCTACTCTCACCCCACAGACCCAGCTGGGTGGAGAAATTTAGGAGTGTACCTCAACAAGTGTCCCTTAGATCCAGCATGCTGGATAGGACCCACTCTCATCTTCAAGGGCTTGTGTGCTTATTCGGATCTGCAGCACATGGAGTGA